A single region of the Sciurus carolinensis chromosome 16, mSciCar1.2, whole genome shotgun sequence genome encodes:
- the Acd gene encoding adrenocortical dysplasia protein homolog, whose protein sequence is MAGLGNLVLRPWIRELILGSETLSSPRAGQLLKVLQDSETPGPSHAPVAPDAGAMLLVSDGTHSVRCLVTREALDTSDWEEKEFGFCGAEGRLLLLQVCGVRIQVAEGSSPAEFYLQVDRFSLLPTEQPRLQVTGCNQDLDVQKKLYDCLEDHLSESTSSNAGLTLSQLLDEVQEDQQHRGALVHLAESCLMLAGPCTAPPLTHWAASRCRATEEAVYTVPSLLLHISENDQQILSSLGSSQRAQGKENWRGQKRNLWNPGPTVLMYILRTPRLVVIPSSPGTPALTCHMPLEESSASVSLLPALPLVTPDLVQKHSSQSLPAICSASGSLPSSSPHPSHTSNSPLMSCTPSLSPLDRDPSPYQARVTRAQKISLEFRENQQSFPWTGAKGSQEPCPVWDPPKRHRDGSTFQYEYELPCTSLCAQVHAARLPPQLVAWALHFLMESQPESELTQV, encoded by the exons ATGGCGGGCTTGGGGAACCTGGTCCTGCGGCCCTGGATTCGAGAACTGATCCTAGGGTCAGAAACACTCTCAAGTCCACGAGCCGGGCAACTGCTCAAG GTATTGCAGGACTCGGAGACCCCGGGCCCATCCCACGCCCCTGTTGCCCCTGACGCCGGGGCTATGCTGCTTGTATCAGACGGGACCCACAGTGTCCGGTGCCTGGTGACGCGCGAGGCCCTGGACACCTCGGACTG GGAGGAGAAAGAGTTCGGATTCTGTGGAGCAGAGGGCCGGCTACTGTTGCTGCAGGTCTGCGGGGTCCGCATACAGGTCGCCGAGGGCAGCTCG CCAGCAGAGTTCTACCTCCAAGTGGACCGCTTCAGCTTGCTGCCCACTGAGCAGCCTCGGCTACAGGTGACTGGTTG CAACCAGGACTTGGATGTGCAGAAAAAGCTATATGACTGCCTTGA GGACCACCTTTCAGAGTCCACCTCTTCCAATGCAG GCCTAACGCTGTCCCAGCTTCTGGATGAAGTGCAGGAGGACCAGCAGCATCGGGGGGCACTAGTGCACCTGGCTGAGAGCTGCCTGATGCTGGCAGGCCCTTGCACAGCACCCCCACTCACCCACTGGGCTGCCTCACGTTGCAGGGCCACG GAAGAAGCTGTGTACACTGTCCCCAGCTTATTGCTGCACATTTCTGAGAATGACCAGCAAATTCTGAGCTCTCTGGGCTCAAGTCAGAGGGCACAAGGTAAGGAGAACTGGAGAGGTCAAAAGAGGAATCtctggaacccagggcccacaGTGCTGATGTACATCCTCAGAACCCCCAGGCTGGTTGTGA TCCCCTCCTCCCCAGGAACCCCTGCCTTAACCTGCCACATGCCATTGGAGGAAAGCAGTGCCAGCGTCAGCCTTCTGCCTGCCCTGCCTTTGGTTACCCCAGACCTGGTACAGAAGCACAGCTCCCAGTCCCTACCAGCCATCTGCTCAGCCTCTGGATCTCTGCCCTCCAGCTCCCCACACCCCAGTCATACATCCAATTCCCCACTCATGAGCTGTACTCCCAGTCTCTCGCCCCTTGACCGTGACCCCAGTCCATACCAGGCCCGTGTGACCAGGGCCCAGAAAATTAGCCTGGAGTTCAGAGAGAACCAGCAGTCTTTTCCATGGACTGGAGCCAAGGGATCCCAGGAGCCCTGCCCTGTCTGG GACCCCCCAAAGAGGCATCGTGATGGTTCCACCTTCCAATATGAGTATGAGCTACCCTGTACCTCCCTCTGTGCCCAGGTCCATGCTGCCAG GCTCCCTCCCCAGCTTGTGGCATGGGCCTTGCACTTTTTGATGGAATCACAGCCAGAGTCTGAGCTAACTCAAGTGTGA